The Gordonia sp. KTR9 genome contains a region encoding:
- a CDS encoding TetR family transcriptional regulator encodes MARPSKPLISRKAAVMASIDIIDSEGLDAFSLPRLAKHLGVRAPSLYHHFDDKNEILTEVARYIAGTAVRRPRMNPGPDWPEFFVALALNFRQSILRHRNAAPVLLQHLPRDLFTSTYEDTAQFLLDSGVPVDLHVRILDGMETLSIGAVLMEAMRPPRPKSAIFPNVSPESQPLLAQALSSNDLTQRQLFEAIVRSFLHGIIRDHDLPAPDVEAAAAG; translated from the coding sequence ATGGCACGGCCGTCCAAGCCGTTGATCAGTCGCAAGGCAGCCGTGATGGCGTCCATCGACATCATCGATTCCGAGGGACTCGACGCGTTCAGCCTGCCGCGGCTCGCGAAGCATCTCGGGGTCCGAGCACCGTCGCTCTATCATCACTTCGACGACAAGAACGAGATCCTCACCGAGGTCGCGCGCTACATCGCCGGCACCGCGGTCCGACGACCGCGGATGAACCCCGGACCCGACTGGCCGGAGTTCTTCGTCGCCCTGGCGCTGAACTTCCGACAGTCGATCCTGCGCCACCGCAACGCGGCCCCGGTCCTGCTGCAACATCTCCCGCGCGATCTGTTCACCTCGACCTACGAGGACACCGCCCAGTTCCTGCTCGACTCCGGCGTCCCAGTGGACCTGCACGTCCGCATCCTCGACGGCATGGAGACCCTCTCGATCGGCGCGGTCCTGATGGAAGCGATGCGGCCACCGCGCCCCAAGTCGGCGATCTTCCCGAATGTCTCCCCGGAGTCGCAACCCCTTCTGGCGCAAGCATTGTCGAGCAACGACCTCACCCAGCGCCAGCTCTTCGAGGCGATCGTTCGCAGCTTCCTGCACGGGATCATCCGTGACCACGACCTGCCGGCGCCGGATGTGGAGGCCGCCGCCGCGGGATGA
- a CDS encoding thiolase C-terminal domain-containing protein, with protein sequence MSNGIRGGAAVVGVSEAHYKRGQSPFTEQQMTIRAILDACTDAGVSPREIDGFVSYAGGSNDGPILGAALMIDELRWSNMMWGGGGGSVAAAITNAAVAIASGQAQCVVVYRAMSQADTGRLGYATYHYGSHFLAHGVGSPAQICAMRTQRMLEHDGVPRSAMRSLVLAAYQHAQQNPTAQGHGKPLDEETYESSRLIAEPFHLYDCSRESDGAVALVLVGADRARDLRRDPAFVLAGAQGAPGGFCERVDNDAQYSTAGFGPANNGKPGVAERLWAAAGLGPDDVDVVQVYENFSGPAVAALIDHRLCPPGEAAGTVMTVDNLTAPHGKLPVNTSGGNLADSFINGLNLAVEAVRQIRGTSTNQVAEARTSLFIGGPMAPLVSSVLFGHADTV encoded by the coding sequence ATGAGCAACGGAATTCGTGGTGGCGCCGCAGTCGTCGGTGTCTCCGAGGCGCACTACAAGCGCGGTCAGTCGCCGTTCACCGAACAGCAGATGACGATCCGGGCGATCCTCGACGCCTGCACCGACGCGGGAGTCTCACCCCGGGAGATCGACGGATTCGTTTCGTACGCAGGCGGTTCCAATGACGGGCCGATCCTCGGCGCGGCGCTGATGATCGACGAGCTGCGCTGGTCGAACATGATGTGGGGTGGCGGCGGCGGAAGTGTGGCGGCCGCGATCACCAACGCGGCCGTCGCCATCGCGTCGGGTCAGGCGCAGTGCGTCGTCGTATACCGCGCGATGTCGCAGGCCGACACCGGGCGCCTCGGATACGCCACGTACCACTACGGATCTCACTTCCTCGCACACGGTGTGGGGTCGCCGGCCCAGATCTGCGCCATGCGCACCCAGCGCATGCTGGAGCACGACGGTGTGCCCCGCTCGGCGATGCGTTCGCTGGTGCTGGCCGCGTATCAGCACGCGCAGCAGAACCCGACTGCGCAGGGCCACGGCAAGCCGCTGGACGAGGAGACCTACGAGTCCTCGCGGCTCATCGCCGAGCCCTTCCATCTCTACGACTGCTCGCGGGAGAGCGACGGTGCCGTCGCGCTGGTCCTCGTCGGCGCCGACCGTGCACGGGATCTCCGTCGTGACCCGGCGTTCGTGCTGGCCGGTGCGCAAGGAGCGCCGGGCGGCTTCTGCGAACGGGTCGACAACGACGCACAGTATTCGACGGCCGGTTTCGGTCCGGCGAACAACGGGAAACCCGGTGTCGCCGAACGTCTCTGGGCCGCGGCGGGCCTCGGACCCGACGACGTCGACGTGGTCCAGGTGTACGAGAACTTCAGTGGTCCGGCGGTCGCCGCGCTGATCGATCACCGGTTGTGCCCACCCGGCGAGGCGGCCGGCACCGTGATGACGGTCGACAATCTGACCGCCCCACACGGGAAGTTGCCGGTGAACACCAGCGGGGGCAATCTCGCGGACTCGTTCATCAACGGACTGAATCTGGCGGTCGAGGCCGTCCGGCAGATCCGGGGCACGTCCACCAACCAGGTCGCCGAGGCGCGGACGTCGTTGTTCATCGGAGGGCCGATGGCGCCGCTCGTGAGCTCGGTGCTGTTCGGCCACGCCGACACCGTCTAG
- a CDS encoding Zn-ribbon domain-containing OB-fold protein: MTAVDVPWGPAADGLDQPYWDGLTERELRLQRCRSCSTWIWSPQSVCGNCHSLDIGWEAVEPVGTIYSWSRSWYPYIQELSDRLPYVSVLVELDNAGARRVLGLLTDDPERTPHIGDRVVGVFEERDGEPWPLLRWQRAESSDGGRR; the protein is encoded by the coding sequence ATGACCGCCGTCGACGTTCCCTGGGGGCCCGCCGCGGACGGGCTGGATCAGCCGTACTGGGACGGGCTGACCGAGCGCGAGTTGCGCCTCCAGCGCTGCCGCAGCTGCTCGACCTGGATCTGGAGCCCCCAGTCGGTGTGCGGCAACTGCCACTCGCTCGACATAGGCTGGGAGGCAGTCGAACCCGTCGGCACGATCTACAGTTGGAGCCGAAGCTGGTATCCCTACATCCAGGAACTGTCCGACCGGCTTCCGTATGTCAGCGTGCTCGTCGAACTGGACAACGCGGGTGCTCGGCGCGTCCTCGGCCTGCTGACCGACGATCCCGAACGCACCCCACACATCGGCGATCGCGTCGTCGGGGTCTTCGAGGAACGCGACGGTGAACCGTGGCCGCTTCTCCGGTGGCAACGGGCCGAGTCGAGCGACGGAGGGCGTAGATGA
- a CDS encoding PDR/VanB family oxidoreductase yields the protein MSEGLTATEFPGDAKLRVAAKQVEAEGVVSLTLVDPDGNPLPSWEPGAHLDLILGDDLIRQYSLCGDVTDRDRLRVAVLREPAGRGGSARVHDELTVGDLVAVKGPRNNFPLVEADSYLFVAGGIGITPLAPMIAEVDARGVEWTLLFGGRTASGMAFAETLAQQHPDHVRLRPQDEYGLLDLGSAIAEVPSGTAVYCCGPEPLLAAIEAACATRSDIELHVERFAPKTVVAGSDSTDEAFEVVLGRRGRTVTVSAGESVLDALLEDGVDVDFSCREGTCGTCEQGVLEGVPDHRDSVLSEDEQAANDCMMVCVSRSCTPKLVLDL from the coding sequence ATGAGTGAGGGTCTGACCGCCACCGAGTTCCCCGGCGATGCCAAGCTACGGGTCGCCGCGAAACAGGTGGAGGCCGAGGGGGTCGTGTCGCTCACGCTGGTCGATCCCGACGGGAATCCGCTGCCCTCCTGGGAACCCGGCGCGCACCTCGACCTCATTCTGGGTGACGATCTGATCCGTCAGTATTCGTTGTGCGGCGACGTGACCGACCGGGACCGACTGCGGGTCGCCGTTCTGCGTGAGCCCGCCGGCCGGGGTGGATCGGCGCGCGTGCACGACGAACTGACGGTGGGGGATCTGGTCGCGGTCAAGGGGCCGCGCAACAACTTCCCACTCGTGGAGGCGGATTCGTATCTCTTCGTCGCCGGCGGGATCGGGATCACCCCACTCGCACCGATGATCGCCGAGGTCGACGCCCGGGGTGTGGAATGGACTCTGCTGTTCGGCGGTCGGACAGCATCCGGGATGGCCTTCGCCGAGACGCTCGCGCAACAGCATCCGGATCACGTCCGTCTCCGGCCCCAGGATGAGTACGGCTTGCTCGACCTCGGGTCCGCGATCGCCGAGGTGCCGTCGGGAACGGCGGTGTACTGCTGTGGTCCCGAACCTCTTCTCGCGGCCATCGAGGCGGCGTGCGCCACCCGGTCGGACATCGAACTCCACGTGGAGCGATTCGCGCCCAAGACCGTTGTGGCCGGTAGTGATTCGACAGATGAGGCGTTCGAGGTCGTGCTGGGGCGCAGGGGGCGGACGGTGACCGTGTCCGCCGGCGAGTCGGTGCTCGACGCGTTGCTCGAGGATGGCGTGGACGTCGACTTCTCGTGCCGCGAGGGCACTTGCGGCACCTGCGAGCAGGGCGTTCTCGAGGGCGTGCCGGACCATCGCGACTCGGTGCTGTCCGAGGACGAGCAGGCCGCGAACGACTGCATGATGGTCTGTGTATCTCGTAGCTGCACACCGAAGCTGGTGCTCGATCTCTGA
- a CDS encoding aldehyde dehydrogenase, whose amino-acid sequence MLERDALFIGGQWTPTESGTGYDVIEAATEKPLGRSTLAGPADIDRAVAAARSALSGPWRSMGPGERADVLDRFAAALTARGRDTAQLVSRENGMPIALSKSVNGYGPAAMLTYYANLIRATDTEDVRPSAFGGRTVVRREPVGVVAAITPWNYPQPLAAMKIAPALAAGCTIVLKPAPETALDAFVFADAALEAGVPDGVLNVVPAEREAGAYLVRHPGVDKVAFTGSTAAGRAIGEVCGALLRPVTLELGGKSAAIVAEDADLDEFSRHLLEVSLVNNGQTCHASTRILAPRSRYAEVVDVVTETVRALSVGDPLDKSTAIGPLVSAAQRDRVLGHVEAGRAAGYRITTGGGVPGGQPQGWFVEPTVFADVDNSASIAQEEIFGPVLTVTEYADEDDAVRIANDSVYGLGGTVWTTDESRGLAIADRISTGTVGVNYYALDLAAPFGGVKASGLGRELGPEGLAPYVSTKSVYFGTR is encoded by the coding sequence ATGTTGGAGCGAGACGCTCTGTTCATCGGTGGGCAGTGGACACCGACAGAGTCGGGCACGGGGTACGACGTCATCGAGGCGGCCACCGAGAAGCCGCTGGGCAGAAGCACGCTGGCCGGCCCGGCCGACATCGATCGTGCGGTCGCCGCGGCGCGGTCTGCGCTGTCGGGACCTTGGCGTTCGATGGGTCCGGGGGAGCGAGCCGATGTCCTCGACCGGTTCGCCGCCGCTCTGACCGCACGTGGGCGCGACACCGCCCAGCTGGTCAGCCGGGAGAACGGCATGCCCATCGCGTTGTCGAAGTCGGTCAACGGATACGGCCCGGCGGCGATGCTCACGTACTACGCGAACCTGATCCGCGCCACCGACACCGAGGACGTGCGCCCGAGCGCCTTCGGTGGACGCACCGTCGTCCGGCGTGAACCGGTCGGAGTGGTCGCGGCGATCACCCCGTGGAACTACCCTCAGCCGCTGGCGGCGATGAAGATCGCGCCGGCCCTCGCGGCGGGTTGCACGATCGTGCTCAAACCCGCACCGGAGACCGCACTGGATGCCTTCGTCTTCGCCGACGCGGCACTGGAAGCGGGTGTCCCTGACGGGGTGCTGAATGTCGTTCCGGCCGAACGCGAAGCGGGTGCCTACCTGGTCCGGCATCCCGGCGTCGACAAGGTGGCGTTCACGGGTTCGACGGCCGCGGGGCGGGCCATCGGGGAGGTCTGCGGTGCTCTGCTTCGCCCGGTGACGCTCGAGCTCGGCGGCAAATCCGCGGCCATCGTGGCCGAGGACGCCGATCTCGACGAGTTCAGCCGGCACCTGCTCGAGGTCTCGCTGGTCAACAATGGCCAGACGTGCCACGCGAGCACCCGGATTCTCGCACCGCGCTCCCGGTATGCCGAGGTCGTTGACGTCGTCACCGAGACGGTCCGGGCCCTGTCGGTGGGGGACCCGCTCGACAAGTCGACCGCCATCGGACCGCTCGTCAGCGCCGCGCAGCGCGACCGGGTGCTCGGTCATGTGGAGGCGGGGCGCGCAGCCGGATACCGCATCACCACCGGCGGCGGTGTCCCCGGCGGTCAGCCACAGGGTTGGTTCGTCGAGCCGACGGTCTTCGCCGACGTGGACAACTCAGCGTCGATCGCACAGGAGGAGATCTTCGGTCCGGTCCTCACCGTCACCGAGTATGCCGACGAGGACGATGCGGTCCGCATCGCCAACGACTCCGTGTACGGGCTCGGCGGGACGGTCTGGACGACGGATGAATCCCGCGGGTTGGCGATCGCGGACCGGATCAGCACCGGGACGGTCGGAGTCAACTACTACGCACTCGATCTCGCGGCGCCCTTCGGCGGCGTCAAGGCGTCGGGACTCGGCAGGGAACTCGGCCCCGAGGGCCTGGCGCCGTATGTGTCCACCAAATCGGTGTACTTCGGTACGCGCTGA
- a CDS encoding GNAT family N-acetyltransferase: MITYDWRPELTGAELDEVLQLVSDAAEYDEEAGFSSIDADTVRGTGGNAGTVAHLPIKARRDLSPLEDVPMVIVAYLHLSVDADGVGTVSYVVHPDYRSRGITTLLVEEIGLDVTGNDGWEHTGANALRCWAYATHPASGRLTRRFGISAVSRQWTLARHLAGPFALPLDETGVPDRVALAEPRDLAADDPEIGRVVLAAQLPERHHDRVSAEVRRGGGTVIEARDESGDVLGFVWYTTEHRVHLELRTAPVHALVLSEKARGLGLGTTLLTAALVRQRDSGIQVSQLRIDPDDAGAVRMCRLLAFEQEDVHSCYQVGTSTSPPPAFR; encoded by the coding sequence ATGATCACCTACGACTGGCGTCCCGAACTGACCGGCGCGGAGCTCGACGAGGTCCTCCAACTCGTCTCCGACGCCGCGGAATACGACGAGGAAGCGGGGTTCTCGTCGATCGACGCCGACACCGTGCGCGGGACCGGTGGAAACGCAGGAACCGTCGCGCACCTGCCGATCAAGGCCCGCCGCGACCTCAGCCCGCTCGAGGACGTCCCGATGGTCATCGTGGCCTACCTTCATCTGTCGGTCGACGCCGACGGAGTGGGCACGGTGTCCTACGTCGTCCACCCCGACTACCGTTCGCGCGGGATCACGACCCTGCTGGTGGAGGAGATCGGCCTGGACGTGACCGGGAATGACGGGTGGGAACACACCGGTGCCAACGCGCTTCGGTGTTGGGCCTATGCCACCCATCCGGCATCGGGCAGGCTGACAAGGCGATTCGGGATCTCCGCGGTGAGCAGGCAGTGGACCCTCGCTCGGCACCTGGCCGGTCCGTTTGCACTCCCTCTCGACGAGACCGGGGTACCGGACCGGGTCGCTCTCGCCGAGCCGCGCGACCTCGCGGCCGACGATCCCGAGATCGGCCGGGTCGTGTTGGCCGCGCAGCTGCCCGAACGGCACCACGACCGTGTGTCCGCCGAGGTCCGTCGTGGTGGCGGGACCGTCATCGAAGCGCGGGATGAGAGCGGTGACGTCCTCGGATTCGTCTGGTACACCACCGAACACCGTGTGCATCTCGAACTGCGGACCGCGCCCGTCCACGCGCTCGTCCTGTCGGAGAAGGCACGCGGTCTCGGACTCGGGACGACGCTGCTGACAGCAGCGCTGGTCCGGCAACGTGATTCGGGAATCCAGGTCTCCCAGTTGCGGATCGATCCAGACGATGCCGGTGCGGTGCGGATGTGCCGTCTGCTCGCCTTCGAACAAGAGGACGTGCACTCCTGCTATCAGGTCGGAACCAGTACGAGCCCGCCGCCGGCGTTCCGATGA
- a CDS encoding MFS transporter — MSAPASAVAPAEDVPMTHRQKIRALIGLLLGMFVAFLSSTVVSNALPTIITDLHGSQDQYTWVVVATLLASTATTPIWGKFADLVSKKLLVQGALFLFTLGSVLAGLSTSVEMLIGFRVVQGLGLGGLQALVVIVVATMFSPRERGRYQGPMAAVMSVATVAGPLIGGVIVDTSWLGWRWTFYVCVPLAVIALLVIQRTLNVPVVRKKVSIDYLGAVLIASGVSTLLVWVTLAGKNFDWASLTSYGLVALGVALLAAAVFVESRVSSPIIPLHIFRDRTTTLATLASVGVGVALFGGAVFLGQYFQIARGYSPTAAGLLTLPMVIGSMLSATVSGNLITRYGRWKRFLVAGAAMMTIGFGLLATIDAHTNMVLVGAFLFILGCGMGMTMQNLVLAVQNNVSPDNLGAATSTVTFFRSLGGAAGVSVLGAILSNHVTDLIAKGLGALGIGSGQTGGGAAGLATLNELPAPIAAIVRGAYGDGTARIFLVAAVMAALSFIAITLIKEVALKTMSSDEERRAQEAAAADVAVPATVAPSAVGLVADDASAVGTRTGDATRAR; from the coding sequence ATGAGTGCACCCGCTTCCGCGGTGGCGCCGGCCGAAGACGTGCCGATGACTCATCGTCAGAAAATCAGGGCCCTCATCGGCCTCTTGCTCGGCATGTTCGTCGCGTTCCTGTCGTCGACCGTGGTGTCCAACGCCCTGCCCACGATCATCACCGACCTGCACGGCAGCCAAGATCAATACACCTGGGTCGTCGTCGCCACTCTGCTCGCATCGACCGCAACGACGCCCATCTGGGGCAAGTTCGCCGACCTCGTGAGCAAGAAGCTGCTGGTCCAGGGCGCGCTGTTCCTCTTCACACTCGGTTCCGTCCTCGCCGGACTGTCCACGTCGGTCGAGATGCTGATCGGCTTCCGCGTCGTCCAGGGCTTGGGCCTCGGCGGTCTGCAGGCCCTGGTGGTCATCGTCGTCGCGACGATGTTCAGCCCGCGCGAACGCGGCCGGTACCAGGGACCGATGGCCGCGGTGATGTCCGTCGCAACCGTCGCCGGACCCCTGATCGGCGGCGTCATCGTCGATACCAGCTGGCTCGGCTGGCGCTGGACGTTCTACGTCTGTGTCCCCCTTGCCGTCATCGCCCTCCTCGTCATCCAGCGCACACTGAACGTCCCGGTCGTCCGCAAGAAGGTCAGCATCGACTACCTCGGCGCGGTGCTCATCGCCTCGGGCGTCAGCACCCTGCTCGTCTGGGTGACGCTGGCAGGTAAGAATTTCGACTGGGCATCGCTGACCTCGTACGGACTGGTGGCACTCGGAGTCGCCCTGCTCGCCGCGGCCGTCTTCGTCGAGTCGAGGGTGTCGAGCCCCATCATCCCGCTGCACATCTTCCGCGACCGCACGACGACCCTGGCGACTCTCGCCAGCGTCGGCGTCGGTGTCGCATTGTTCGGCGGCGCGGTGTTCCTCGGGCAGTACTTCCAGATCGCGCGCGGTTACTCACCCACCGCGGCCGGCCTGCTGACTCTGCCGATGGTCATCGGTTCGATGCTCTCGGCGACCGTGTCGGGCAACCTGATCACCCGGTACGGCCGGTGGAAGCGATTCCTCGTGGCGGGTGCCGCGATGATGACGATCGGCTTCGGCCTGCTCGCGACGATCGACGCGCATACGAACATGGTCCTGGTCGGTGCGTTCCTGTTCATCCTGGGCTGCGGCATGGGCATGACCATGCAGAACCTCGTTCTCGCGGTGCAGAACAACGTCAGCCCCGACAACCTCGGCGCGGCGACCTCGACGGTCACCTTCTTCCGCTCGCTCGGCGGAGCCGCGGGTGTCTCGGTGCTCGGCGCGATCCTGTCCAACCACGTCACCGACCTCATCGCGAAGGGCCTCGGGGCCCTGGGCATCGGGTCCGGACAGACCGGTGGCGGGGCTGCCGGCCTGGCCACTCTGAACGAACTGCCGGCTCCGATCGCAGCCATCGTCCGCGGCGCGTACGGCGACGGCACGGCCCGGATCTTCTTGGTCGCAGCGGTCATGGCGGCCCTGAGCTTCATCGCCATCACGCTCATCAAGGAAGTCGCCCTCAAGACGATGAGCAGCGATGAGGAGCGCCGCGCGCAGGAGGCTGCCGCCGCCGACGTGGCCGTACCCGCAACCGTGGCACCGTCCGCGGTCGGTCTCGTCGCGGACGACGCCTCCGCCGTCGGGACGCGGACGGGCGACGCCACCCGCGCGCGATGA
- a CDS encoding CaiB/BaiF CoA transferase family protein — translation MNGLPLTGVRVVDVTDGLGESCGRFLADLGAEVVRVERPGGSRSRHAEPVEAGISIPFALNNANKNLVILDLDSEAGRSRFRELVGGADILVETMSTGSGIEPADLREENPALVVVTVSGFGLTGPYRDWAATESVIYAMSGVLSRSGEPGRDPLLPPAGLVEQSVGVHAAWSALLAFYDRIRTGSGQLVDISAFEAVVHGFDPGFGVQGSAAAGRRDDFPRDRPDAANFYPVLRCADGQVRICLLAKRQWRAMFAWLGEPEEFADPVYDTIPARFAAADRLHPLIEEMFAAHTRDELVAEGAARGIPIGGVLRIGEVLDNEHFSAAGTLIDAEIAPGVDARIPSGYASIGGHRAGFRHRAPVADAGADEYTWSTNAEAWRPADDRGEPGSHPFAGLRVLDLGVVVFGAELGRQFADHGADVIKVENREFPDGLRQSKRPNSLSPSVAWGHRNRRSLGLNLRTDAGKDLFRKLAADADVVLANFKPGTLDAMGIGYDELRQVNPRIIVSEGSAFGSVGPWNTRLGYGPLVRAACGVSALWRYSDDDTGLSDGSTVYPDHIGGQVSAVTVLAALIARASRGQGADIEIAQADTALVALGSQLARESLAAGSVSAVGNSDPFASPAGVYPCAGDDEWIAVTVRDDSEWRSLARVIGREDQADDPRFRTVDARIDNRTEADKVLTDWLADRTPTEAMTALQEAGVPAGAMLRLPELLTDPHLLERNAYSQLEHPLLSGPLPTAVRVARFTSIPDAPLRPAPAPGADTREIALEVLGLDEAELGALVADGVLQPTDGNAQR, via the coding sequence ATGAACGGTCTGCCTCTCACAGGTGTCCGGGTCGTCGACGTGACCGACGGCCTCGGTGAGTCGTGCGGCCGTTTTCTCGCCGACCTCGGTGCCGAGGTGGTCCGCGTCGAACGGCCGGGCGGTTCGCGTTCGCGTCACGCGGAACCGGTCGAGGCGGGGATCAGCATCCCGTTCGCGCTCAACAACGCGAACAAGAACCTCGTGATCCTCGACCTCGACTCCGAGGCCGGGCGATCCCGATTCCGCGAGTTGGTCGGCGGCGCCGACATACTCGTCGAGACCATGTCCACCGGGAGCGGGATCGAGCCCGCGGATCTCCGCGAGGAGAATCCCGCGCTCGTCGTGGTCACGGTGAGCGGCTTCGGACTGACCGGACCCTACCGCGACTGGGCGGCCACCGAGTCGGTGATCTACGCGATGAGCGGTGTGCTGTCGCGGTCGGGCGAACCCGGTCGCGATCCGCTCCTGCCGCCGGCCGGTCTCGTCGAGCAGTCGGTGGGCGTGCACGCCGCGTGGTCGGCACTCCTGGCGTTCTACGATCGCATCCGCACCGGCAGCGGACAACTCGTCGACATATCCGCCTTCGAGGCGGTGGTGCACGGATTCGATCCCGGGTTCGGCGTCCAGGGTTCGGCGGCGGCCGGACGGCGCGACGACTTCCCGCGGGACCGGCCCGACGCGGCCAACTTCTACCCCGTCCTGCGCTGCGCGGACGGGCAGGTGCGAATCTGTCTGCTCGCCAAACGCCAGTGGCGCGCCATGTTCGCCTGGCTGGGTGAACCCGAGGAGTTCGCCGACCCCGTGTACGACACGATCCCCGCGCGATTCGCCGCCGCCGACCGGCTGCACCCGCTGATCGAGGAGATGTTCGCCGCCCACACCCGCGACGAGCTCGTCGCCGAAGGCGCCGCGCGCGGTATCCCGATCGGCGGGGTCCTGCGCATCGGCGAAGTCCTCGACAACGAACACTTCAGCGCCGCGGGAACTCTCATCGACGCCGAGATCGCACCCGGTGTCGATGCGCGGATCCCCTCCGGATATGCGTCGATCGGCGGACACCGGGCGGGATTCCGGCATCGGGCCCCGGTCGCGGATGCGGGTGCCGACGAGTACACCTGGTCGACGAACGCCGAGGCCTGGCGGCCCGCGGACGACCGGGGAGAGCCGGGGTCACACCCGTTCGCCGGGCTGCGCGTGCTCGATCTGGGCGTCGTGGTGTTCGGGGCCGAACTCGGCAGGCAGTTCGCCGACCACGGTGCGGACGTGATCAAGGTCGAGAACCGCGAGTTCCCCGACGGTCTGCGCCAGTCGAAGCGACCGAACTCCCTGTCCCCGTCGGTGGCATGGGGTCATCGCAACCGTCGATCGCTCGGACTGAATCTGCGGACGGATGCGGGCAAGGATCTGTTCCGGAAGCTGGCGGCCGACGCCGATGTGGTGCTCGCGAACTTCAAACCCGGGACCCTCGACGCGATGGGAATCGGATACGACGAACTCCGACAGGTCAATCCGCGGATCATCGTCTCGGAGGGAAGCGCCTTCGGGAGTGTCGGACCGTGGAACACCAGGCTCGGCTACGGCCCTCTTGTCCGTGCCGCCTGCGGGGTCTCGGCCCTCTGGCGCTACTCCGATGACGACACCGGCCTGAGTGACGGTTCCACCGTGTACCCCGACCACATCGGTGGGCAGGTGAGCGCGGTGACCGTTCTCGCCGCGCTGATCGCGAGAGCCTCGCGCGGCCAGGGCGCCGACATCGAGATCGCGCAGGCCGACACGGCCCTCGTCGCCCTCGGCAGCCAGCTCGCACGCGAGTCCCTGGCCGCGGGATCGGTGTCGGCCGTCGGCAACAGCGATCCATTCGCCTCGCCGGCCGGCGTCTATCCCTGTGCCGGAGACGACGAGTGGATTGCCGTCACGGTCCGCGATGACAGCGAATGGCGGAGCCTGGCACGCGTGATCGGCCGTGAGGATCAGGCCGACGACCCGCGGTTCCGGACCGTCGACGCGCGGATCGACAACCGCACCGAGGCCGACAAGGTGTTGACCGACTGGCTCGCCGATCGGACACCCACCGAGGCGATGACCGCCCTCCAGGAAGCCGGCGTGCCCGCAGGCGCGATGCTCCGCTTGCCCGAGTTGCTCACCGACCCACATCTTCTCGAACGGAACGCCTACTCGCAGCTCGAGCATCCGCTGCTCTCCGGGCCGCTGCCCACGGCGGTGCGGGTCGCCAGATTCACCTCGATCCCGGACGCGCCACTGCGTCCGGCGCCGGCCCCGGGTGCCGACACACGCGAGATCGCCCTCGAGGTACTCGGACTCGATGAGGCCGAACTCGGCGCGCTCGTCGCCGATGGTGTCCTCCAGCCCACGGACGGGAATGCACAGCGATGA
- a CDS encoding universal stress protein, translating to MLIHGFAATAALQPLGEFDLDFDVAATRRAAVAHVSSMATRLTAQHAGLRIDTIVEHDFAIPLLTRVSDRVDLMVLGHHRPGLIERLTTGSISSALSARSHCPVVTVPYRNLATGGPVVAAIDVDAPSDLALSAAFEYADVTGSPVAVVCAISDAAPPAQIESVYARADALLAPWRRRFPDCDTTLQLVNGNPSRAVSEAVPQASLLVVTRPRAGSTFAAWAGSVARAAQHHTRCPIAIVDHSRTS from the coding sequence GTGCTGATCCACGGATTCGCGGCCACCGCAGCGCTGCAACCTCTCGGTGAGTTCGACCTCGACTTCGACGTCGCCGCCACGCGCCGGGCAGCCGTCGCCCACGTGTCCTCGATGGCCACCCGCCTGACCGCCCAGCATGCCGGTCTGCGCATCGACACCATCGTCGAGCACGACTTCGCGATCCCGCTCCTCACGCGGGTGTCGGACCGGGTCGACCTGATGGTCCTGGGACACCATCGGCCCGGACTGATCGAACGTCTCACCACCGGGAGCATCAGTTCCGCGCTCTCGGCGAGGTCGCACTGCCCGGTCGTGACCGTCCCGTACCGCAACCTCGCCACGGGCGGTCCGGTCGTCGCGGCGATCGACGTCGATGCCCCCTCCGATCTCGCGCTGTCGGCCGCGTTCGAGTACGCCGATGTGACGGGGAGCCCGGTGGCGGTCGTGTGCGCGATATCCGACGCGGCGCCGCCCGCCCAGATCGAATCCGTGTACGCACGCGCCGACGCGCTGCTCGCACCGTGGCGCCGACGCTTCCCCGACTGTGACACGACACTGCAGCTGGTCAACGGCAACCCGTCCCGCGCGGTCAGCGAGGCGGTTCCGCAGGCCTCGTTGCTCGTCGTCACCCGCCCGCGCGCGGGAAGCACCTTCGCGGCCTGGGCGGGTTCGGTGGCCCGCGCCGCGCAACATCACACGCGATGCCCGATAGCGATCGTGGATCACAGCCGGACATCTTGA